A region of Desulfomonilaceae bacterium DNA encodes the following proteins:
- a CDS encoding 3-oxoacyl-ACP reductase family protein, giving the protein MKLAGRAAVVTGSSRGVGRNVALAFAKEGADVLINYTSSEGPATELVEEIKRLGRRSVAVKADVATKTEVENMMSVAKQEFGRLDILVNNAGFTRPAMLTKMTEEQWDAVVDAHLKGPFLCVQAASKYFQEQQYGKVINVSSVAGLVGTVGQVNYSAAKGGILSLTKSVARELARYNVCANVISLGIVETDMTEKIRNDEKLREIYMNRILMKRFGTAENISPAFVFLASTDSDYITGQVLCVDGGYGMI; this is encoded by the coding sequence ATGAAACTTGCGGGCAGAGCGGCGGTTGTCACAGGCAGCAGCAGAGGCGTTGGAAGAAATGTGGCTTTGGCTTTCGCCAAAGAAGGGGCGGATGTTCTGATAAATTACACATCCAGTGAGGGACCAGCGACTGAACTGGTTGAAGAAATTAAAAGGCTGGGACGTAGGTCTGTCGCCGTAAAGGCGGATGTGGCGACTAAAACTGAAGTGGAAAATATGATGAGTGTAGCCAAACAGGAGTTCGGCCGATTGGATATATTGGTAAATAATGCAGGATTTACGAGACCGGCTATGCTGACAAAGATGACCGAAGAGCAATGGGACGCCGTCGTGGACGCGCATTTGAAAGGTCCGTTCCTGTGTGTTCAAGCGGCTTCTAAGTATTTTCAGGAACAGCAATACGGCAAGGTGATAAATGTCAGTTCAGTCGCCGGATTAGTCGGAACGGTAGGGCAAGTGAATTACTCGGCTGCCAAGGGAGGAATTTTAAGCCTTACAAAGAGTGTCGCGAGGGAGTTGGCGCGTTACAACGTTTGCGCTAACGTCATTTCATTAGGCATAGTTGAAACCGACATGACTGAAAAGATTCGGAACGACGAAAAGCTTAGAGAGATTTACATGAACCGGATATTGATGAAACGCTTTGGGACGGCGGAGAACATTAGTCCGGCGTTTGTATTTCTAGCCTCTACCGACTCCGATTACATAACAGGGCAGGTATTGTGTGTAGACGGCGGTTATGGGATGATTTAG
- the hisA gene encoding 1-(5-phosphoribosyl)-5-[(5-phosphoribosylamino)methylideneamino]imidazole-4-carboxamide isomerase, producing MIIIPAIDLKDGKCVRLKQGRMESSTIFNENPVDQAFMWEKMGAQKIHLVDLDGSIDGRPVNLQVIKDIIRNVNVRTELGGGIRDVETVKMYLDIGINTIIVGTIAATNPELTLELLRKFPGRVAIGIDAKAGRVAVQGWTQSTDQDARELAGIFDAEAPAAFIYTDIERDGMMKGPNFASTSDFSRAVRTPVILSGGVTTLKDVKKALSLEKDGVEGVIIGRALYEGKIDLREAIALTEDSNVS from the coding sequence ATGATAATTATCCCCGCAATAGACCTTAAAGATGGAAAATGTGTTCGTCTCAAACAGGGACGAATGGAATCTTCTACAATATTCAACGAAAACCCGGTGGATCAAGCCTTTATGTGGGAAAAAATGGGGGCCCAAAAAATTCACCTTGTGGATCTTGACGGTTCCATCGATGGGCGCCCCGTAAATCTCCAGGTCATAAAAGATATAATCCGAAATGTTAATGTTCGAACGGAACTCGGTGGTGGCATAAGAGACGTCGAAACTGTGAAGATGTACCTCGATATAGGGATTAATACGATCATTGTCGGTACGATCGCTGCCACCAATCCGGAACTTACCCTTGAACTACTGAGGAAATTTCCAGGTCGAGTAGCTATTGGAATCGACGCCAAGGCCGGCAGGGTGGCTGTGCAAGGTTGGACCCAGTCTACGGACCAGGATGCCAGGGAATTGGCCGGAATCTTCGATGCCGAGGCGCCCGCTGCTTTTATCTACACTGACATCGAACGAGATGGCATGATGAAGGGACCTAATTTCGCGTCAACCTCCGATTTCTCTCGGGCCGTGAGAACGCCCGTCATATTGTCGGGAGGAGTAACCACGCTGAAGGACGTGAAAAAGGCGCTGTCGCTTGAAAAAGATGGCGTCGAGGGTGTTATCATCGGCAGGGCTCTATATGAGGGCAAAATTGACCTTAGAGAAGCCATTGCTCTGACAGAGGATTCTAATGTTAGCTAA
- the hisF gene encoding imidazole glycerol phosphate synthase subunit HisF translates to MLAKRIIPCLDVNQGRVVKGVNFVNLQDAGDPVENARFYDEEGADELVFLDITASHEKRDIILDVVSRTAEQVFMPLTVGGGVRSTSDIRRLLNAGADKVSLNTAAVRNPEIIRESSLMFGSQCIVVAIDGKKTGTTPSGFEISIHGGRTMTGLDLLEWACKVEILGAGEILLTSMDADGTKDGYDIPMTRAVTDIVGIPVIASGGAGKPEHLRDAILKGGADAALAASIFHYREIPIRDLKKYLASEGVPVRL, encoded by the coding sequence ATGTTAGCTAAAAGGATAATTCCTTGTCTTGATGTGAATCAGGGGCGAGTCGTAAAAGGTGTCAACTTCGTAAACCTGCAGGACGCCGGGGACCCCGTAGAGAACGCCCGTTTCTATGATGAGGAAGGCGCTGACGAACTGGTATTTCTTGATATTACGGCGTCCCATGAAAAAAGGGATATTATACTTGATGTTGTGTCTCGCACCGCTGAGCAGGTGTTTATGCCATTGACCGTAGGTGGCGGCGTTCGTTCTACATCTGATATCAGAAGGCTCTTAAACGCAGGCGCCGATAAGGTATCGCTAAACACCGCTGCAGTCCGCAATCCCGAGATAATCCGAGAGTCGTCACTGATGTTCGGCAGTCAATGCATAGTAGTGGCAATTGATGGAAAAAAGACAGGGACCACTCCTTCCGGTTTCGAAATCTCGATACACGGTGGGAGAACGATGACCGGACTCGATCTCCTCGAATGGGCCTGCAAGGTCGAAATTCTTGGAGCCGGTGAAATATTGCTTACAAGCATGGATGCTGATGGAACCAAGGATGGTTATGATATTCCTATGACCAGAGCTGTGACAGATATCGTGGGCATCCCGGTTATTGCTTCTGGTGGAGCGGGCAAACCGGAACATCTTCGCGACGCCATCCTAAAGGGTGGGGCTGACGCTGCTCTGGCGGCTTCGATATTTCACTACAGGGAAATACCAATAAGGGATCTCAAAAAATATTTAGCCTCCGAGGGGGTTCCCGTCCGACTATAG
- a CDS encoding endonuclease MutS2: MQDLLNESVIALELPSVLDEVAGHAGSMSGKLHVLNSVPETDGPTIERNLRLALEMKEAIQLDGEFQFAGVAPLEGVFQKLTGLSSVLDSEEILAIRELLDVTSTVKRKLSDLDDRFVLLRGYNALLTTVSPLKTLLKRSLDENGAVKPNASSELIRIREETVALRSKIHKRLDRIIKDQDLSRIVQEDYVTVRSDRYVILLRPEFKGLMNGIVHDHSRSGASVYVEPFEVVEQNNLMASLADEEREAIFRVFKILTEEIRLSLPDLTTNFQTLAELDAYQARAMYSIRIGCHAPELTEHGFHIPGARHPLLLASGGVDVVPMDVIQDADTLVTIISGPNMGGKTVALKIAGLFPLMTRCGIPIPAREGVKIRVFPRIMVDIGEEQDIRGRVSSFSGHLIRIKAILEMAQPGDLVLLDELGGFTNPDEGAALAMAIIDDLKSKRTHVVVTTHLTQLKAYALSKPDTKNVSVEFHPSTMKPTFRLVYDLPGESHAITTAETLGLPQNVVSLAREYADQAAGGSVALIASLRDKLESLDKSRQEIQSLKDELDQELKEAREKRAELTETFRHEAQELLKRAEKDLAGLRQSLKSGQVRSGREIHEKFQEIKSGIVEKLQTPLVKPKKQWEVGSIVKIKSLGKQGALRSSADRGKLDVLIGNITVRVDPEDLTLIKRPDSKKNSSKKSVLGVDIPFTKPDWEVNVIGMRVDEALPVVEKAIDNGILNGLKSLRIIHGKGTGRLRQAIAEYLANNALVVDSRIGVPQEGGAGVTMVDLRPE, translated from the coding sequence ATGCAGGATTTACTTAATGAGAGTGTCATTGCGCTTGAGTTGCCGAGTGTGTTGGATGAAGTGGCCGGGCACGCTGGTTCAATGTCAGGGAAGCTTCATGTCCTAAACAGCGTTCCAGAAACGGATGGTCCCACCATTGAAAGAAATCTGCGCCTGGCGCTAGAGATGAAGGAAGCAATCCAGCTCGACGGGGAGTTCCAATTCGCCGGCGTCGCCCCATTGGAAGGTGTCTTTCAGAAACTGACGGGATTAAGTTCAGTGCTGGATTCGGAAGAAATCCTGGCTATCCGCGAGTTACTAGACGTCACCTCGACGGTAAAGCGAAAACTTTCTGACCTTGACGATCGCTTTGTATTACTGAGGGGGTACAATGCTCTCTTGACGACGGTCTCTCCGCTGAAAACGCTTCTTAAAAGGTCTCTGGATGAAAATGGAGCAGTGAAGCCAAACGCGAGCTCTGAGCTGATTCGGATTCGGGAAGAAACGGTTGCTTTGAGGTCGAAGATCCACAAGCGTCTTGACCGGATAATCAAGGATCAGGATCTTTCGAGGATTGTTCAGGAAGATTATGTAACAGTTCGAAGTGACAGGTACGTAATTTTGCTACGCCCGGAATTCAAAGGCCTCATGAATGGAATAGTCCACGACCATTCGCGGTCAGGCGCTTCGGTGTATGTAGAACCATTTGAAGTTGTTGAACAGAACAACCTGATGGCGTCATTAGCTGACGAAGAAAGAGAGGCCATATTCAGGGTATTCAAAATCCTGACTGAGGAAATAAGGTTATCTCTGCCCGATTTGACAACCAACTTTCAAACTCTGGCTGAACTTGACGCGTATCAGGCTAGAGCTATGTACTCAATCAGGATAGGGTGTCATGCGCCTGAATTGACGGAGCATGGCTTCCACATTCCAGGGGCAAGGCATCCGTTGCTTTTGGCCTCTGGAGGCGTTGACGTCGTTCCGATGGATGTGATTCAGGACGCTGATACTCTTGTCACAATCATTAGTGGGCCCAATATGGGCGGGAAAACTGTAGCGTTGAAAATAGCAGGCCTATTTCCACTCATGACCAGGTGTGGAATACCTATTCCAGCTAGAGAGGGCGTCAAAATCCGTGTATTTCCCCGAATAATGGTTGATATCGGAGAAGAACAGGATATACGAGGGAGAGTATCTTCATTTTCAGGCCATTTAATTCGTATTAAAGCCATTCTTGAAATGGCGCAACCCGGAGATCTGGTTCTCCTGGACGAGCTAGGTGGATTCACCAATCCCGATGAAGGGGCAGCCCTTGCAATGGCCATTATTGACGATCTAAAGTCAAAGAGGACTCATGTAGTTGTCACTACACATCTAACTCAGCTCAAGGCCTATGCCCTATCGAAACCTGACACCAAAAACGTGAGCGTGGAGTTTCACCCGTCCACTATGAAGCCGACGTTTCGATTGGTATATGATCTACCAGGAGAAAGCCACGCCATCACCACCGCTGAAACTCTAGGTCTACCACAAAACGTTGTCAGCCTTGCAAGGGAGTATGCGGACCAGGCCGCAGGCGGTAGCGTAGCCTTGATCGCCAGCTTGAGAGATAAACTCGAATCCCTGGACAAATCCCGTCAAGAAATTCAGTCCCTAAAAGATGAGCTTGATCAGGAACTAAAAGAAGCGCGTGAAAAGCGCGCGGAACTTACTGAAACTTTTAGACACGAAGCGCAAGAACTCCTAAAGAGGGCAGAGAAAGATCTAGCCGGCCTGAGGCAATCCCTGAAATCAGGCCAGGTAAGATCCGGCAGAGAGATTCATGAGAAGTTTCAGGAAATAAAATCCGGGATAGTGGAAAAATTACAGACCCCTTTGGTCAAGCCCAAGAAGCAATGGGAAGTAGGGTCCATAGTTAAGATAAAATCGCTTGGGAAGCAGGGCGCTTTAAGGTCCTCGGCTGACCGCGGAAAATTGGATGTGCTTATTGGAAACATTACCGTAAGGGTGGATCCTGAAGACTTGACACTAATTAAAAGACCTGATAGCAAAAAAAATTCTTCTAAAAAATCCGTTCTTGGGGTAGATATCCCTTTCACTAAACCCGATTGGGAGGTGAATGTCATCGGGATGCGCGTAGATGAAGCCCTCCCAGTTGTTGAAAAGGCCATCGACAATGGGATCCTCAACGGTTTGAAGTCACTGAGGATCATACACGGCAAAGGCACGGGTCGCCTAAGACAGGCGATTGCTGAGTATTTGGCCAATAATGCGCTGGTAGTGGACTCCCGGATTGGAGTTCCGCAGGAAGGTGGCGCCGGTGTGACGATGGTGGATTTGAGGCCGGAGTAA